One window of Aliarcobacter lanthieri genomic DNA carries:
- a CDS encoding flagellar biosynthetic protein FliR: MEAFFSLLNQDILFQFLLLFARIIAFVAFMPIFGHTAISVSIRVAFAFYLTIFLFPFVGSVTYVNESGFILALVSEITLGLVASMLVNIIFSAVKIIGEFIGYSTALSMAMMFDPATGSQEGLISKLLFWIAIILFFQTGMYEMTLVILAKSFSMIHLGTFDIFSVNGIKLAIDEINRMFAFAFTFALPLFFIGFILDVYYGYGTKSMPAFSPFIITFQLKFALIFIFLILGLEIFNEAFTEYFISKFE, translated from the coding sequence ATGGAAGCTTTTTTTTCTCTTCTAAATCAGGATATTCTTTTTCAGTTCTTACTTTTATTTGCTAGGATTATTGCATTTGTTGCATTTATGCCAATTTTTGGGCATACAGCAATTAGTGTAAGTATTAGAGTTGCTTTTGCTTTTTATCTTACTATATTTTTATTCCCATTTGTTGGAAGTGTTACTTATGTCAATGAGAGTGGTTTTATATTAGCATTGGTTTCTGAAATAACCTTAGGTTTAGTTGCTTCAATGTTAGTAAATATCATATTTTCTGCTGTTAAGATAATTGGAGAATTTATAGGATATTCTACTGCATTATCAATGGCTATGATGTTTGATCCTGCAACAGGATCTCAAGAAGGATTAATATCTAAACTTCTTTTTTGGATAGCAATAATATTGTTTTTTCAAACAGGAATGTATGAGATGACATTAGTTATTTTAGCTAAAAGTTTTTCAATGATACACTTAGGAACTTTTGATATATTTTCTGTAAATGGAATAAAATTAGCAATAGATGAGATAAATAGGATGTTTGCTTTTGCTTTTACATTTGCATTGCCTCTATTTTTTATTGGTTTTATTTTAGATGTTTATTATGGGTATGGTACAAAATCAATGCCAGCATTTTCTCCATTTATTATAACTTTTCAATTAAAATTTGCATTAATATTTATATTTTTAATATTAGGCTTAGAAATTTTCAATGAAGCATTTACAGAATATTTTATAAGTAAGTTTGAGTAA
- a CDS encoding flagellar hook-length control protein FliK — translation MANLVDIFTQTNSSNTDTQLLNSAIEDLPKDKPSLFDSLLKKTIDNVELNKDNSGIKTTQAQTTITENVQNINNTELKQDINIDLDITKIENNEVINLVDNLTDDNIENDENTLDIKQDKKLEKKDNKSINNTSKISLLDRLILEVKSNNTEKIDLSEHISEDTKSNTLTLDIDDKDFLSSLDEKIDELNNSKNISKDEITIDKKIVINDNKIIELIQKESLVTDVNTNNIDIQSLEVETKEILISNNLEEDLSLEDIDNNQDINNKKIDSKLSLMDQLIQSNSDKKSVDSEIKNITNQSIEIKTQDTQKVEPKLSLMDQLIKESSVKDITTNIDKASDVKVSKDVTSNMFLAEQKNVVNNQLLFNKNEAVKILDNASSLEDIEKSATILDLEASDLEVDQDITKEDLEKLKFNDREIQERKNILNSLLNEKDIRSVDIKNLITNSIEASKALLSNTLTVQDDVVIDVQPSLVNSIESRIIGAKQHLSTMMSDIARQMYENYKPPVTAFRMNLNPTDLGSISILMKQDKISGLSITMSISSLATLELLMDNQNMLRNSLVKTFSDSSNFNLDFTSSQNSNQNQSSNSNSQNKRQKEEMDTQTVLNLKEENRDLEEKTDYM, via the coding sequence ATGGCAAATTTAGTAGATATTTTTACTCAAACTAATAGCTCAAATACTGATACTCAACTTTTAAATAGTGCTATAGAAGATTTGCCAAAGGATAAACCATCTTTATTTGATTCTTTACTAAAAAAAACAATTGATAATGTTGAATTAAATAAAGATAATTCTGGAATAAAAACTACTCAAGCTCAAACTACTATTACAGAAAATGTTCAAAATATAAATAATACTGAATTAAAGCAAGATATAAATATTGATTTAGATATTACTAAGATTGAAAATAATGAAGTTATAAATTTAGTAGATAATTTAACTGATGATAATATAGAAAATGATGAAAATACTTTAGATATAAAGCAAGATAAAAAGTTAGAAAAAAAAGACAATAAGAGTATTAATAACACAAGTAAAATTTCATTATTAGATAGGTTGATTTTGGAAGTAAAAAGTAATAATACAGAGAAAATAGATTTATCAGAACATATTTCTGAAGATACAAAAAGCAATACTTTAACTTTAGATATTGATGATAAAGATTTTTTATCATCGTTAGATGAAAAGATTGATGAGTTAAATAATTCTAAAAATATCTCAAAAGATGAAATAACTATAGATAAAAAAATAGTTATAAATGATAATAAGATTATTGAATTAATACAAAAAGAGAGTTTAGTCACTGATGTAAATACAAATAATATTGATATACAATCTTTAGAAGTAGAAACAAAAGAAATTTTAATCTCAAATAATTTAGAAGAAGATTTATCTTTAGAAGATATTGATAATAACCAAGATATAAATAATAAAAAGATAGATAGTAAATTAAGTTTGATGGATCAATTAATCCAATCAAATAGTGATAAAAAATCAGTTGATTCAGAAATAAAAAATATTACAAATCAATCTATTGAAATAAAAACTCAAGATACTCAAAAAGTTGAACCAAAATTAAGTTTAATGGATCAATTAATAAAAGAGAGTAGTGTAAAAGATATAACTACTAATATTGATAAAGCTAGTGATGTAAAAGTTTCAAAAGATGTAACATCAAATATGTTTCTAGCTGAACAAAAAAATGTAGTAAATAATCAACTTTTATTTAATAAAAATGAAGCAGTAAAAATTTTAGATAATGCATCTTCATTAGAAGATATTGAAAAAAGTGCAACAATCTTAGATTTAGAAGCTAGTGATTTAGAAGTAGATCAAGATATTACTAAAGAAGATTTAGAAAAATTAAAATTTAATGATAGAGAAATACAAGAGAGAAAAAATATTTTAAATAGTTTATTGAATGAAAAAGATATAAGAAGTGTAGATATAAAAAATCTTATTACTAACTCTATTGAAGCTTCAAAAGCATTACTTTCAAATACTTTAACGGTACAAGATGATGTAGTTATAGATGTTCAACCAAGTTTAGTGAATTCTATTGAATCAAGAATTATAGGTGCAAAACAGCATTTATCGACTATGATGTCTGATATAGCAAGACAAATGTATGAAAACTATAAACCACCAGTTACAGCATTTAGAATGAATTTAAATCCAACAGATTTAGGTTCTATTTCTATTTTAATGAAGCAAGATAAGATCAGTGGTTTAAGTATAACTATGAGCATATCTAGTTTAGCAACACTAGAATTATTAATGGATAATCAAAATATGTTAAGAAATTCTTTGGTTAAGACTTTTAGTGATAGTTCTAATTTTAATTTAGATTTTACATCATCACAAAATAGCAATCAAAACCAATCTTCAAATTCAAATAGTCAAAATAAACGACAAAAAGAAGAGATGGATACTCAAACTGTATTAAATTTAAAAGAAGAAAATAGAGACTTAGAAGAGAAAACAGATTATATGTAA
- the flgC gene encoding flagellar basal body rod protein FlgC: MGFFDGYNVATSGMSAQRTRINVVSANIANAKTTHTAEGGPYKKQQVVFEDVLVANSQKRTNSNDIEVSNTPLSELSLRGVGVKKIIQTDAKPVLRYDPTHPDANEKGYVAYPDINPVVEMVDLIEAMRSYEANVTAFNTHRGIDTKTLDILAGN; encoded by the coding sequence ATGGGTTTTTTTGATGGATATAATGTAGCAACATCTGGAATGAGTGCTCAAAGAACAAGAATAAATGTTGTAAGTGCAAATATTGCAAATGCAAAAACTACTCATACTGCGGAAGGTGGACCATATAAGAAACAACAAGTTGTTTTTGAAGATGTTTTGGTGGCAAATTCGCAAAAAAGAACTAATTCAAATGATATTGAAGTATCAAATACTCCTTTATCAGAACTATCGTTAAGAGGAGTTGGAGTAAAAAAAATAATACAAACTGATGCAAAACCTGTATTAAGATATGATCCAACACATCCTGATGCAAATGAGAAAGGTTATGTGGCATATCCAGATATAAATCCAGTTGTTGAAATGGTTGATTTAATTGAAGCTATGAGATCTTACGAAGCAAATGTTACAGCTTTTAATACTCATAGAGGAATAGATACAAAAACTCTAGATATTCTAGCAGGAAACTAG
- the fliE gene encoding flagellar hook-basal body complex protein FliE has translation MNVIGSINYLNPLQGIDSTDVVNQTEDLNESKYANKSFKDLLDNAINDVNDTQIQGYNAMTDIATGKVTNLQEAVQRIEEAELSLKLGLEVKNKAINAYREIMRMQI, from the coding sequence ATGAATGTTATAGGATCAATTAATTACTTAAATCCTTTACAAGGGATAGATAGTACTGATGTAGTAAATCAGACAGAAGATTTGAATGAAAGCAAATACGCTAATAAATCTTTTAAAGACTTACTTGATAATGCTATAAATGATGTAAATGATACTCAAATACAAGGTTATAATGCTATGACAGATATAGCAACTGGAAAAGTTACAAATCTTCAAGAAGCAGTACAAAGAATTGAAGAAGCTGAATTAAGTTTAAAACTTGGATTAGAAGTTAAAAATAAAGCAATAAATGCTTATAGAGAAATTATGAGAATGCAAATTTAG
- a CDS encoding AAA family ATPase → MLDVKLSQAKKLFNLTSQYEQISISKTKLLTITSGKGGVGKSTFTANIAYLLSKKNLKVLVLDADIGLANMQVLFDIKPQYTLFDYINGQKNLQEVIIETKYNNISLIAGKSGYQYSSNSNSFIFSRLVLDILSLNAYDILIVDTGAGLNDYVKEFLKVSTNILAITSTDPSALTDVYSLIKMLAIDKNSLMLSFNHTKSDSIGIAISNSLINLGKKNRLKEDFMIKYIGSVPSSEKISSIARTRKIFVNEFPFDEVTIKLNNIVDNLLKNI, encoded by the coding sequence ATGCTTGATGTTAAGTTATCACAAGCTAAAAAGCTGTTTAATCTTACTTCTCAATATGAACAAATATCTATTTCTAAAACAAAATTATTGACAATAACATCTGGAAAAGGTGGTGTTGGAAAATCAACTTTTACAGCTAATATAGCTTATCTTTTATCTAAGAAGAATTTAAAAGTCTTAGTACTTGATGCTGATATTGGTTTGGCAAATATGCAGGTGTTATTTGATATAAAGCCACAATACACACTTTTTGATTATATTAATGGACAGAAAAATTTACAAGAAGTTATTATAGAAACTAAGTATAATAATATTTCTTTGATTGCTGGAAAAAGTGGATATCAATATAGTTCAAATAGCAATAGCTTTATATTTTCAAGATTAGTTTTAGATATTTTATCTTTAAATGCTTATGATATTTTAATAGTTGATACAGGTGCTGGGCTTAATGATTATGTAAAAGAATTTTTAAAAGTTTCAACAAATATTTTAGCGATTACTTCAACAGATCCTAGTGCTTTAACTGATGTATACTCTTTAATAAAAATGTTAGCAATAGATAAAAATAGTTTAATGCTGAGTTTTAATCATACAAAAAGTGATAGTATTGGAATAGCAATTTCAAACTCTTTAATAAATTTAGGTAAAAAAAATAGACTTAAAGAAGATTTTATGATAAAATATATAGGAAGTGTTCCTAGTAGTGAAAAAATATCTTCAATTGCAAGAACAAGAAAAATTTTTGTAAATGAGTTCCCTTTTGATGAAGTAACTATTAAGTTGAACAATATTGTTGATAATTTATTAAAAAATATCTAA
- the flhF gene encoding flagellar biosynthesis protein FlhF yields MNRLSFLGETPTDALRKAQEECGEEAIVISTKKVSNANGYNKDMYEIVVAVEDEDMQKNMEFTKTAIAKASAEAEPIKAQVYDFKEEILRMQTLLEQVQKSIWNPKSQLFDLTIPIEFVTVYNTFEKNEFDAEMTYTIMKKTIKELPVALKTNPKKVNDFFRLVLRRVIPIKHEVPLRNQQRKIIMMVGPTGVGKTTTISKLAARFAYKMEQNYKVGVITLDSFRVGAIEQLQAYTNIMRIPLEVVKKPEDLTESLLRLKDCNYIFIDTAGSSQYDIDKIELINEYRKHVDELPIEKTLVLPSNVKHSDLMEVYKNYSILDIDNLIFTKLDETRSFGNIISFAHKTKKSITYFSIGQNVPDDLIPADATFLIDCFMNNECSRSL; encoded by the coding sequence ATGAATAGACTCTCTTTCTTAGGAGAAACACCAACTGATGCTTTAAGAAAGGCACAAGAAGAGTGTGGTGAAGAAGCTATTGTAATCTCTACAAAAAAAGTATCAAATGCAAATGGCTATAATAAAGATATGTATGAAATTGTAGTTGCTGTAGAAGATGAAGATATGCAAAAGAATATGGAGTTTACAAAAACAGCTATAGCAAAAGCATCAGCTGAAGCAGAACCTATAAAAGCGCAAGTTTATGATTTTAAAGAAGAGATTTTAAGGATGCAAACTCTTTTAGAACAAGTTCAAAAGTCTATTTGGAATCCTAAAAGTCAACTCTTTGATTTAACTATTCCTATTGAGTTTGTAACAGTTTATAATACTTTTGAAAAAAATGAATTTGATGCAGAGATGACTTATACTATAATGAAAAAAACTATAAAAGAGTTACCTGTTGCATTAAAAACAAATCCTAAAAAAGTAAATGATTTTTTTAGACTTGTTCTAAGAAGAGTAATACCTATAAAACATGAAGTTCCTTTAAGAAATCAACAAAGAAAGATAATTATGATGGTTGGTCCAACTGGTGTTGGTAAAACTACAACTATCTCAAAATTAGCAGCAAGATTTGCTTATAAAATGGAACAAAATTATAAAGTTGGAGTGATAACGCTTGATTCATTTAGAGTTGGAGCAATAGAGCAACTTCAAGCATATACTAATATTATGCGTATTCCTTTAGAAGTTGTAAAAAAACCTGAGGATTTAACAGAATCTCTTTTGAGATTAAAAGATTGTAACTATATTTTTATTGATACAGCTGGTTCTAGTCAATATGATATTGATAAAATTGAGCTTATTAATGAATATAGAAAACATGTTGATGAATTACCGATAGAAAAAACTTTAGTACTTCCTTCAAATGTAAAACATAGTGATTTAATGGAAGTTTATAAAAATTATTCAATATTGGATATTGATAATTTAATTTTTACAAAATTAGATGAAACTAGAAGTTTTGGAAATATTATATCTTTTGCTCATAAAACTAAAAAATCAATTACATATTTTTCTATAGGACAAAATGTACCAGATGATTTAATACCAGCTGATGCAACTTTTTTAATTGATTGTTTTATGAATAATGAGTGTAGTAGGAGTTTATAA
- a CDS encoding rod-binding protein, whose translation MEINSSNLYNKDILQTNKFDSINSENISNMEDDKLREVSNNFESFFLQQILETSLKTTSVAGEGTGSDIIKSMYLQAIADNSSGTFGISDMLYKFLSENNKQ comes from the coding sequence ATGGAAATTAATAGCAGTAATTTATATAATAAAGATATTTTACAAACAAATAAGTTTGATTCTATAAATAGTGAAAATATATCTAACATGGAAGATGATAAATTAAGAGAAGTTAGTAATAATTTTGAATCTTTTTTCTTACAACAAATTTTGGAAACATCTCTAAAAACTACTAGTGTTGCAGGAGAAGGAACAGGAAGTGACATAATAAAAAGTATGTATTTACAAGCTATTGCTGATAACTCTAGTGGAACTTTTGGAATTAGTGATATGTTGTATAAATTCTTATCTGAAAATAATAAACAGTAG
- a CDS encoding FliM/FliN family flagellar motor switch protein translates to MASDLSNIFKNELTNTLEQLLGKKVKIAGTDKYEDIKDTSFIECNAKFDLKGISTGIIFYIPNSSSLKFEHLILGGMGELDKENIDDETIDAVNEIVSNICGSFCTVSNAQSLPDVVGMKSEIKSSKKVDNSTINKQNSFIFKVLLDEEETPLIIYFDQLFLPFFSEVTGVEDVTKVQAVIPSPAPTQAINSHSNTTITNPSKNLELLYNVRLKLSVRLGTKIVLLKDILRWDVGEIIELEQMVNEPLELLINGVKIGEGEAVIVEGKFGLKIKRIINEDLKIDKIGL, encoded by the coding sequence TTGGCATCTGATTTATCAAATATATTTAAAAATGAATTAACGAATACTTTAGAACAACTATTAGGTAAAAAAGTAAAAATTGCTGGAACAGATAAATACGAAGATATAAAAGATACCTCTTTTATTGAATGTAATGCAAAATTTGATTTAAAAGGTATTTCAACTGGTATTATATTTTATATTCCAAATAGTAGTTCTTTAAAATTTGAACATTTAATTCTTGGTGGAATGGGTGAGTTAGATAAAGAAAATATTGATGATGAAACAATAGATGCTGTAAATGAAATAGTTTCAAATATTTGTGGTAGTTTTTGTACTGTTTCTAATGCTCAAAGTCTTCCAGATGTAGTTGGTATGAAATCTGAAATTAAAAGCTCAAAGAAAGTTGATAATAGTACAATTAATAAGCAAAATAGTTTTATCTTTAAAGTACTTTTAGATGAAGAGGAAACTCCTCTAATCATATATTTTGATCAGCTTTTCTTACCATTTTTTTCTGAGGTAACAGGAGTAGAAGATGTTACAAAAGTACAAGCAGTTATACCTTCTCCAGCACCTACACAGGCTATAAACTCTCATAGTAATACTACAATTACAAACCCATCTAAAAACTTAGAACTTTTATATAATGTTAGATTAAAACTAAGTGTAAGATTAGGTACAAAAATTGTTTTACTAAAAGATATTTTAAGATGGGATGTTGGGGAGATTATAGAACTTGAGCAAATGGTTAATGAACCATTAGAACTTCTTATCAATGGTGTAAAAATTGGTGAAGGTGAAGCTGTTATTGTTGAAGGTAAGTTTGGTTTAAAAATAAAAAGAATTATAAATGAAGATTTGAAAATTGATAAAATAGGATTGTAA